The following proteins are encoded in a genomic region of Ferviditalea candida:
- a CDS encoding TRAP transporter large permease gives MNATLVLFGSFALLSLIRVPIAISLGLSSLLALNMIDFTLYPVIQKMFSSLNNATLMAIPGFVFAGIIMSKGGISYYLIEALKAWIGHIRGGLAVVTILACMVFAAISGSSPATAAAIGSIMIPGMVNAGYSKRYAMGLVAAAGTLGILIPPSIPLIIYGAVSEQSIGKLFSAGIIPGLLLGGILLVSAIIHARINNYGSLPKQTMQERIKKSGKAIWGFLLPIIILGGIYTGAVTPTEAAIVASAYGFVVSVFIYREMNVKKFVEVLKESINITSMIYLIIASATVFGMFLTTEQIPQDFTAWIEHSTTNKWIFLIGINLLFFVLGMFLESIAIILITLPILLPALALFDINVIHFAIIMTINMEFAMITPPVGLNLFVVSGISKVKVGEVVKGVVPFFGLMLIAFILVMIFPGISLLLTGD, from the coding sequence ATGAATGCAACGTTGGTTTTATTCGGTTCATTTGCCTTGCTTAGCCTGATCCGGGTGCCGATTGCAATCAGCTTGGGGTTGTCCAGCCTGTTGGCCTTGAACATGATCGACTTTACTCTATATCCCGTGATCCAGAAGATGTTCAGTTCCTTGAATAACGCCACGCTGATGGCGATTCCGGGTTTTGTGTTTGCGGGAATCATCATGTCCAAAGGCGGAATTTCCTATTATCTGATCGAGGCGTTGAAAGCATGGATAGGACATATCCGCGGGGGGCTGGCGGTCGTAACGATTTTGGCCTGCATGGTGTTTGCCGCCATCTCCGGATCCAGCCCGGCCACCGCCGCTGCAATCGGCAGCATCATGATTCCGGGAATGGTGAATGCCGGCTACAGCAAGCGCTATGCCATGGGGCTTGTGGCGGCTGCGGGAACCTTGGGGATTTTGATTCCGCCGTCGATTCCTCTGATTATTTACGGCGCAGTCTCCGAGCAATCAATCGGCAAACTGTTCTCGGCGGGAATTATCCCCGGACTGCTGCTCGGGGGAATTTTGCTGGTGTCCGCCATCATTCACGCCCGAATCAACAATTACGGATCGCTGCCCAAGCAGACGATGCAGGAAAGAATCAAGAAATCAGGCAAAGCAATCTGGGGATTTTTGCTGCCGATCATCATTCTGGGCGGCATTTACACCGGGGCCGTTACTCCGACGGAAGCCGCTATCGTCGCAAGCGCTTACGGATTTGTCGTTTCCGTGTTTATTTACCGGGAAATGAATGTAAAGAAGTTCGTTGAGGTGCTCAAAGAGTCCATCAACATTACGTCCATGATTTACCTGATTATCGCATCGGCTACCGTATTCGGCATGTTCTTGACCACCGAGCAGATTCCGCAGGATTTCACCGCGTGGATCGAGCATAGCACAACCAATAAATGGATTTTCTTGATCGGGATCAATCTGCTGTTTTTTGTGCTGGGCATGTTCCTGGAATCCATCGCGATCATTTTGATCACCCTGCCGATTTTGCTTCCGGCGCTGGCCCTGTTTGACATCAACGTTATCCATTTTGCCATTATAATGACGATAAATATGGAGTTTGCGATGATTACCCCGCCGGTTGGACTGAATCTGTTTGTGGTCAGCGGCATCTCAAAGGTAAAGGTCGGGGAAGTGGTCAAAGGGGTGGTTCCGTTTTTCGGACTGATGCTGATCGCCTTTATATTGGTCATGATCTTCCCGGGAATTTCACTCCTTCTGACAGGAGATTAA
- a CDS encoding iron-containing alcohol dehydrogenase yields MSFHQLFMPNRIMYGPGSFDEVGKLTGSFGKKAMIISDPIMDRIGNVQLCEKYLGEQGIPYAKYTGIDSEPTDIHVREALEICRREACDVIVAVGGGSCLDTAKAVAVLMTNGGHIRDYVGIQEPYKEKPLPLIAVPTTAGTGSEVTKVTVIIDTENDVKLMISHPAFLPAAAIVDPVLTLSCPPSVTAATGVDALCHAVEAFISRRAQPVTDTWALQAIELIMNNLRLAYQQKDHMEARSEMALASMLAGAAFSNSSVTLVHGMSRPIGAMFHVPHGVSNAMLLPAVLEFTKESALERLAIVARLVKPEMKTVSDEEAVDELVLEIKALCRDLKIPNMKTWGIDKEKLEPLLPKMAADALASGSPGNNPRVPTHGEIMELYRVCYDYDFEMTQSAQN; encoded by the coding sequence ATGTCATTCCACCAATTGTTCATGCCGAATCGAATCATGTATGGTCCAGGAAGTTTTGATGAAGTAGGAAAGCTGACCGGCAGTTTTGGCAAAAAGGCGATGATCATCAGCGATCCCATCATGGATCGGATCGGAAACGTGCAGCTCTGTGAAAAGTATTTAGGCGAACAGGGGATTCCTTATGCAAAGTATACGGGAATCGATTCCGAGCCGACGGATATCCATGTGCGGGAAGCACTTGAGATCTGCCGACGGGAAGCATGCGACGTAATCGTTGCGGTCGGCGGCGGCAGCTGCTTGGATACTGCGAAAGCGGTTGCAGTGCTGATGACGAACGGCGGTCATATCCGGGATTACGTCGGCATTCAGGAGCCGTATAAGGAGAAACCGCTTCCGCTGATTGCTGTTCCCACGACGGCAGGTACAGGCTCGGAAGTGACGAAAGTGACCGTCATCATCGACACGGAGAACGATGTCAAGCTGATGATCTCCCATCCCGCATTCCTTCCGGCGGCGGCGATTGTCGATCCGGTGCTCACTCTTTCATGTCCCCCTTCGGTTACGGCGGCGACGGGCGTAGACGCTTTGTGCCATGCCGTGGAGGCGTTTATTTCCCGCCGGGCGCAGCCGGTTACCGATACTTGGGCTTTGCAGGCGATCGAGCTGATCATGAATAATCTTCGCTTGGCTTATCAGCAAAAAGACCATATGGAGGCAAGATCGGAAATGGCGTTGGCTTCCATGCTGGCCGGTGCGGCTTTCTCCAATTCGTCCGTAACCTTGGTTCACGGGATGTCCCGTCCGATCGGCGCCATGTTCCACGTTCCGCATGGAGTGTCCAATGCCATGCTGCTTCCGGCTGTGCTGGAATTTACGAAAGAAAGCGCCTTGGAACGGCTGGCAATCGTCGCCAGACTAGTGAAACCCGAAATGAAAACGGTTTCCGATGAGGAGGCGGTCGACGAATTGGTTCTGGAAATCAAAGCTTTATGCCGCGATTTGAAAATTCCGAATATGAAAACCTGGGGGATCGACAAAGAGAAGCTGGAACCGCTGCTTCCGAAGATGGCTGCGGATGCTTTGGCCAGCGGCAGTCCGGGGAATAATCCGAGAGTTCCGACCCATGGTGAAATCATGGAGTTGTACCGTGTTTGCTATGACTATGATTTTGAGATGACGCAATCAGCCCAAAACTAA
- a CDS encoding fumarate hydratase yields the protein MRTIHIDEIRDTVARLCWEACYYLPPDVLAGFKKAEQTEASPLGKSILNQLLENAVLAAAENMPYCHDTGLAVVYVEVGQDVHIVGGAYLDAVQAGVRKGYQEGYLRKSVVGDPLLRVNTNDNTPAVVHTEIVPGDQIKITVLPKGGGSENMSAMKFLLLRPCMNTELFV from the coding sequence TTGCGAACCATACATATCGACGAAATTCGCGACACGGTTGCCAGGCTTTGCTGGGAAGCTTGCTATTACTTGCCTCCGGACGTTTTGGCCGGCTTCAAAAAAGCGGAACAAACGGAGGCTTCGCCGCTCGGCAAATCGATACTCAATCAGCTGCTGGAAAATGCCGTGCTGGCCGCTGCGGAGAATATGCCTTACTGCCATGACACCGGGCTGGCCGTGGTGTATGTCGAGGTAGGGCAGGACGTGCATATTGTCGGAGGCGCCTATCTGGATGCGGTGCAGGCCGGGGTGAGAAAAGGTTACCAAGAGGGCTATCTGCGAAAGTCCGTCGTCGGCGACCCGCTGCTGCGGGTCAATACGAACGACAATACACCGGCTGTTGTACATACGGAAATCGTTCCCGGTGATCAGATCAAGATTACCGTGCTGCCCAAAGGCGGCGGCAGCGAGAACATGAGCGCGATGAAATTCCTTTTGCTCCGGCCATGTATGAATACGGAGTTATTTGTATGA
- a CDS encoding DctP family TRAP transporter solute-binding subunit: MLKMKKISTLLLTSVLTLSLAACGSGGGSKDAAQPSAAPANSAAPTSAPASSNPQDDIQPITIKISHVVAENTPKQKGAVAMKDEIEKLSNGKIKVQVFPNSQLFGDKDEYQNLVANNVQFIIPDMAKLVGNDPGFNIPSMPFLFNSDKAAEGFWDGPKGQEIFKKLEKDGVLGMGFWPNGPKQITNNKRPIKAPEDLKGLKFRTQGGQVLEKVYATLGAGSVSIPFNELYTALQQGTVDGEENTFSNIESKKFDEVQKYTTVMGHTRVDYVLLTNTKFWNSLNDATKKIVEAGIKKGTEVARTEANALNEKAYQTLKDRKKTEIYVLSKDEIAKFRDALKPVYDEYTPIIGEDVIKDAMSRE, encoded by the coding sequence ATGTTGAAAATGAAAAAGATTTCCACCCTGCTGCTTACGTCGGTTCTTACGCTCAGCCTCGCGGCATGCGGCAGCGGCGGCGGAAGCAAAGACGCCGCGCAGCCAAGCGCCGCTCCTGCAAACAGCGCTGCGCCAACCAGCGCGCCTGCCAGCAGCAACCCTCAGGATGACATTCAGCCGATCACCATCAAAATCTCCCACGTTGTCGCCGAAAATACACCAAAGCAAAAAGGCGCAGTGGCCATGAAGGACGAGATTGAAAAGCTGTCCAACGGAAAAATCAAGGTACAGGTATTCCCGAACAGCCAACTGTTCGGAGACAAGGACGAATACCAGAACCTGGTCGCCAACAACGTTCAGTTCATCATCCCGGATATGGCGAAACTGGTGGGCAACGACCCCGGCTTCAACATTCCGTCCATGCCGTTCCTGTTCAACAGCGACAAAGCCGCTGAAGGATTCTGGGACGGCCCCAAGGGACAGGAAATTTTCAAAAAGCTCGAAAAAGACGGAGTTCTCGGAATGGGCTTCTGGCCGAACGGTCCGAAGCAAATCACCAACAACAAACGTCCGATCAAAGCTCCGGAAGATCTGAAAGGCTTGAAATTCCGCACTCAGGGCGGACAGGTATTGGAGAAAGTTTATGCGACGCTCGGCGCCGGTTCCGTATCGATTCCGTTCAACGAACTGTATACCGCTCTCCAGCAGGGCACTGTTGACGGAGAAGAAAACACGTTCAGCAACATCGAATCCAAGAAGTTTGACGAAGTTCAGAAATATACGACCGTTATGGGACACACTCGCGTCGATTACGTACTGCTGACCAACACCAAGTTCTGGAACAGCCTGAACGATGCAACCAAAAAGATCGTTGAGGCAGGTATCAAAAAAGGCACGGAAGTGGCTCGCACGGAAGCGAACGCTCTCAACGAAAAGGCTTATCAAACGCTGAAGGACCGCAAAAAGACCGAAATCTATGTACTGTCCAAAGACGAGATTGCCAAATTCCGCGATGCTCTGAAGCCTGTGTATGACGAATATACCCCGATCATCGGCGAGGACGTTATCAAAGACGCCATGAGCCGCGAATAA
- a CDS encoding CoA-acylating methylmalonate-semialdehyde dehydrogenase: MTTNTVVQTLKNYIGGQWVASASSQTEVVPNPATGEALAYVPLSNQEDLDKAVETAKQAYATWSKTPVPRRARILFKYQQLLVEHWDELARMITLENGKSYGEAYGEVQRGIECVEFAAGAPTLMMGSQLPDIASDIESGMYRYPIGVVGGITPFNFPMMVPAWMFPLAIACGNTFVLKPSERTPMLANRLAELFSEAGLPDGVLNIVHGARDVVNGILSHPDIKAVSFVGSQPVAEYVYKTGTSHGKRVQALAGAKNHSIVMPDAVLDHAVTQIISAAFGSAGERCMACAVVVAVGDIGDRLVEGLKNAAEQIEIGNGLDKGVFLGPVIRESHKERTIKYIEIGEKEGALLVRDGRKDAATCGQGYFVGPSIFDNVQPGMKIWTDEIFAPVLSVIRAKDLTEAIAITNQSEFANGACLYTDSAKAVRQFREEIDAGMLGINLGVPAPMAFFPFSGYKNSFYGDLHANGKDGVEFYTRKKMVTARYL, encoded by the coding sequence ATGACAACAAATACTGTCGTGCAAACATTAAAAAATTACATCGGAGGGCAATGGGTGGCATCGGCTTCAAGCCAAACCGAAGTCGTTCCCAATCCGGCAACGGGAGAAGCGTTGGCTTACGTGCCTCTTTCCAACCAGGAGGATTTGGATAAAGCTGTAGAAACGGCCAAGCAAGCCTATGCGACCTGGAGCAAGACGCCGGTTCCCCGCCGCGCCCGCATCTTGTTCAAATATCAGCAGCTGCTGGTCGAGCATTGGGATGAATTGGCCCGCATGATTACGCTGGAGAACGGCAAGAGCTACGGCGAGGCTTACGGGGAAGTTCAGCGCGGGATTGAATGCGTGGAATTTGCGGCCGGCGCTCCGACGCTGATGATGGGAAGCCAACTGCCGGACATTGCGAGCGATATCGAATCCGGGATGTACCGATATCCGATTGGAGTGGTCGGAGGGATTACGCCGTTCAATTTCCCGATGATGGTGCCCGCCTGGATGTTTCCGTTGGCCATTGCCTGCGGCAATACATTTGTGCTGAAGCCGTCGGAAAGGACTCCGATGTTGGCGAATCGCCTGGCTGAATTGTTCAGTGAGGCCGGCTTGCCGGACGGCGTATTGAACATCGTGCACGGTGCCCGCGATGTGGTGAACGGAATCCTGTCGCATCCCGATATTAAGGCGGTGTCCTTTGTGGGTTCCCAGCCGGTCGCAGAATACGTCTACAAGACGGGAACCTCGCACGGCAAGCGGGTGCAGGCGCTGGCCGGTGCCAAGAACCATTCGATTGTCATGCCGGATGCCGTTCTGGACCATGCAGTCACTCAGATCATCAGCGCGGCTTTTGGTTCCGCCGGCGAACGCTGCATGGCTTGCGCGGTGGTGGTCGCTGTCGGAGACATCGGGGATCGACTGGTGGAAGGCTTGAAGAATGCCGCAGAGCAAATTGAAATCGGCAACGGGCTGGATAAAGGGGTGTTCCTCGGACCGGTCATTCGCGAGAGTCATAAGGAACGCACCATTAAATACATTGAAATCGGCGAAAAGGAAGGAGCCCTTTTGGTGCGGGACGGCCGGAAGGATGCTGCGACTTGCGGACAAGGATATTTTGTAGGCCCGTCGATCTTTGACAACGTACAGCCGGGCATGAAAATTTGGACGGACGAGATCTTTGCGCCGGTTCTGTCGGTTATCCGAGCCAAGGATTTAACGGAAGCGATTGCCATTACCAATCAATCGGAATTTGCCAACGGGGCCTGTCTGTATACGGATAGTGCAAAAGCGGTTCGCCAGTTCCGGGAGGAAATCGATGCGGGGATGCTGGGCATCAATCTTGGAGTTCCGGCGCCGATGGCGTTCTTCCCGTTCTCCGGCTACAAGAATTCGTTCTACGGCGACCTGCATGCCAACGGCAAGGACGGAGTCGAGTTTTATACCCGCAAAAAAATGGTCACGGCACGATATTTGTAG
- a CDS encoding TRAP transporter small permease encodes MWLRRLGKAEEFLSGLLFVSGVLVSLYAVIMRYIFNMPPAWSLEIFEFLMVWSVFIGFAIALRSNHHIVVDLLYDKLSYPVKRFVSTLSNLIGAGYSIFMTITGIKMIALAYEQKIVTIDVGIPIWITYVIMPVGMALMALYFFVKAFKAIKGDREEIMGHIDHEQYLKETQGKGGLGV; translated from the coding sequence ATGTGGTTGAGACGGCTTGGGAAAGCGGAAGAATTTTTATCCGGCCTGCTTTTTGTCAGCGGGGTGCTGGTAAGCTTATATGCGGTTATCATGCGGTACATTTTTAACATGCCGCCCGCGTGGTCTTTGGAAATTTTCGAATTTCTGATGGTATGGTCCGTCTTTATCGGTTTCGCGATCGCCTTGCGTTCAAATCATCACATTGTGGTCGATCTGCTTTATGACAAGCTTTCCTATCCGGTCAAGCGGTTCGTCAGCACTCTCTCAAATCTGATTGGTGCCGGATACAGTATTTTTATGACCATAACCGGGATCAAAATGATAGCGCTTGCATATGAACAGAAGATCGTTACGATTGATGTGGGCATTCCGATCTGGATTACATATGTCATTATGCCTGTAGGAATGGCTTTGATGGCGCTCTATTTTTTTGTCAAAGCGTTCAAGGCCATCAAGGGGGACCGGGAGGAAATTATGGGACATATCGATCATGAACAATATTTGAAGGAAACTCAGGGCAAAGGAGGTTTGGGCGTATGA
- a CDS encoding MmgE/PrpD family protein, which yields MVTATLVQRLIDSKYEDLPEQTLIEAKRSLLNWLGVAIGAAWHPSMDMVMGLADTVGGKAQATVLGRGVKTDILFAALLNGMSSHIFDFDDTLLETVLHPSAPVYPAILSYAELKGLTGKDVLQAFVLGCEVEERLALSLYPSHYWRGWHITGTVGTVGAAAAIAKLQGLDHLRFSYAIGLAATEPTGLREMFGTMTKPFHPGKAAMNGLMAALLAESGFTSSTQSLEAKRGYGHVLSEEPKFERVTDRWGETWEILKNSYKPFASGIVTHPAIDGAVRIRNKHSILPEQVASIELEVHPLVEELTGKTNPQTGLEGKFSVYHCTAVGLIDGKAGVKQFSDERVKDERVVALRDKIRLSVNREMQEDQALIRATLNDGRVIEEFIEHAIGSMDVPMTNAQLEEKFYDVTADVLPADKQKQLVELVWEFDKLEDLSQFFALCSK from the coding sequence ATGGTAACTGCAACATTGGTTCAGCGTTTGATAGATTCCAAATACGAGGATTTGCCGGAGCAAACGTTGATTGAGGCGAAGCGGAGTCTTTTGAACTGGTTGGGAGTGGCGATTGGCGCCGCTTGGCATCCGTCGATGGACATGGTGATGGGCTTGGCCGATACCGTCGGAGGCAAGGCGCAGGCCACCGTGCTTGGCAGAGGGGTGAAAACGGACATTTTGTTCGCGGCTCTCTTAAACGGAATGTCATCTCATATTTTTGATTTTGACGACACTTTGCTGGAGACGGTGCTGCATCCTTCCGCTCCCGTGTATCCGGCGATTTTGTCTTACGCGGAGCTTAAAGGGCTGACCGGAAAAGATGTGCTTCAGGCATTTGTGCTCGGCTGCGAGGTGGAGGAGCGGTTGGCGCTCTCATTGTATCCTTCCCATTACTGGAGGGGATGGCATATCACCGGAACGGTGGGAACCGTCGGGGCTGCGGCGGCAATCGCCAAGCTGCAGGGGCTTGATCACCTGCGGTTTTCTTATGCGATCGGCCTGGCTGCAACGGAACCTACCGGCTTGCGCGAAATGTTCGGCACGATGACGAAGCCCTTCCATCCGGGCAAGGCGGCCATGAATGGACTGATGGCGGCCCTGCTGGCCGAATCCGGCTTCACCAGCTCCACGCAATCGTTGGAAGCGAAGCGCGGTTACGGCCATGTCCTGTCGGAGGAACCCAAGTTCGAGCGCGTCACCGACCGTTGGGGAGAAACTTGGGAAATTCTCAAGAACAGCTACAAGCCGTTTGCCAGCGGCATCGTAACGCATCCGGCCATCGACGGAGCGGTCCGGATCCGGAATAAGCATTCGATCCTGCCGGAACAGGTGGCATCCATTGAATTGGAGGTTCATCCGCTGGTCGAGGAGCTGACCGGCAAAACCAACCCGCAGACCGGACTGGAAGGGAAGTTCAGCGTCTATCACTGCACGGCTGTCGGGTTGATTGACGGAAAAGCGGGCGTCAAGCAGTTTTCCGATGAACGGGTCAAGGATGAGCGGGTGGTTGCCCTGCGCGACAAGATCAGGCTGTCCGTCAACCGGGAGATGCAAGAGGATCAGGCGTTGATCCGGGCGACCCTGAATGACGGACGGGTGATCGAGGAATTTATCGAGCATGCCATCGGCAGCATGGACGTTCCGATGACCAATGCGCAGCTGGAGGAAAAGTTTTATGATGTGACGGCCGACGTCCTGCCGGCTGACAAACAAAAGCAGCTGGTGGAGCTGGTCTGGGAATTTGACAAGCTTGAGGATCTCTCGCAATTCTTTGCGCTTTGCTCGAAATGA